gctagagtgatgtggcgtcagcctaattcacagcaacctcaaactcctgggctcaagcgatcctcctgcatcagcctcccgagtagctgggactacacgcatgcaccaccatgcctggctaattttttctacatatttttagttggccaattgatttctttctattttcagtagagacggggtctcactcttgctcaggctggtttcaaactcctgaccttgagtgatcctcccgcctcggccttccagagtgctaggtcaACTATCTTTGATCACTAACTTCCCCGCTGCATTTTCTCAGGGACAGCTACCCAGATCATACATCCCCCCCCCCACATTTATTATGACTCTTAGTTTTACTCAATTGCACACACGTAGCATCGTTCTCCTTATCCagatgtgaacacacacacaaacacacacacccaaccGAGAGCACATAAACATACCCTCAAACAACACACATACATagccacaaaaacaaaagacGCACAGGTGCACCTAACACACACAGGCCACACAAACACACCCTGgtgtgtacacacacgcacacttcccacacatacagacacagagCTTAAGCCACAAGCTCAACAAACACAAGAGCAAGCACCTGGATATATGCACCACAGCCCCACTTCCACCGGCCTTTGATCAGCAGGAGTGTGGGCGGGACGGTGGAAGTCCCGCCCCTACATCAAACCACGCCCCTTTCAGCTGCCACCGTATCCTGAACTTGATCCTGAGGAGTTTCTGCAGCCCCTAGACGCCCAGTTCAGCAaacaggtgaggggcagggggcaggtgggAAGCGGATAGTTTTGTCTCCACAAATCCCAAGCTTCCCCTGCCCTGGGGCTTTTGGACCCCGGGTGACAGAACCTGAATCCTGCCATACCAAGCTTGGTCCCACAGGCCCAGCTCTGGGTAGCAGTCCCTAAGCCGATTGTGGGCAGAGAGAAGGTGACCGTGAGAGGGGCCAGCAGGGAtcgtgagggagggaggagactgggtagaagagagggaggaattaCTGCACAGGAGAGGGGGACTGGAAGGGACCAGGCGGTCCCCTTGTTTCCGAGGAAAGAAGTCCCTTGAAGGCTAACAAGGTGGGAGATCCTGCGGGATGGGAGACGGGAGGGCCACCAGGGTCTCAGCTAAGGGGGTGGCACCTGAGCCTGAAGGGATGGAGGGGCATGGGTCTGAAGGGAGGAGGGCTCCTGGGTCAGAGGCAGGCCCTGGTGGCCCCCTGGGATTTGAAAGTCCTTGGCCATTGCTGCCCCACCCCTACTCTGTCTGGCACTGCTTCCTGGGGATGCATCAGGGAAGGTGCCACCCTGAGCTCCCAGAAAGGTACAGCTGAGCCTCACCACCACACTCCAGCTGGCTCTCATCTCAGGTGGACATGGCCTGCCGGGGCCACATTCAACCCAATGGCTTGGCCTGGGCCTTGCAACTGACTGTGGCATGGACGCTACTGGAAGCCTGTGTAGGAAGCCACCCACTCCAAGCTAAGTCCTGGGGACACCATGGGCTGGCAGCTGATCTGGGCACAGGCCAGCTGCACCTGGCAGGTGAGCACCTCAGACCCTGTCTAACCCCGAAGACACAGGAACTCCCGCCCTACCATGGCAATGCCAGAAATTCCTTATGAGAGGGACTTAGTGTGGCCACCAAGGTAGGGAGTCAGGGCTAGTGCTCAAGAATAGTGATTTACAGTCAGactacctgggtttgaatcccaactctgccacttcgtagttgtgtgactctgggcaagtcacttaacctctctgggactCATGTAGGCCACTGAAAAAGGGAGATATAACAGACATATCTCACAAAGGAGGGAAGATTAAGCACATGAACACTTACACCACTACCAGGCACATGACAAATAATAAGCTGATTACTGATATAtgattattgtgtgtgtgtgtatatatatacacaatatatatataatgtattgaCACATGCTATATGATTATTATTACTTAAAGCTGCATTTGCATCTCAAGTGAATGTctttacttaaattttatatttgggaGGAGAGATGTAACCAGAGTCTCCCTTGTTCAGGGGACCCCCAGGCCTCGGTTCCCAAACCGTACCTGAGGATCCAAGACCCCGGCTTACAGGAGGCCCCTTTGCCAGGAACTTGTTGTCCTTCAGAGATGAACACGCCAGAGGCAACGGGCCCTGGGATCTTTCCAGAGCGCTGTGGGGCTTCCAGCCCCGGGTGAGTACAGCATACCCTGCCAGCCCAGTGTTTTCTGCGTACATTGTCCCAGTTGCAGATCCTGACTCATCTGGCCCTGTTTCTCCCAATGTCCAGGTGTGAATCCTTCCTGGGACACCTCCAACTTGCCCTCCGCAGTCGCTTCCGCCTGCTGCTATTGGGGGTTCGCCAGGCACAGCCGCTCTGCGCGGAGCTCTGCGAGGCCTGGTAGGAGAGGCGGGACGCGAGGGGCGGGGCCTATTCTTTGGGCGGGGCCGAGGGCGGGGCCTGAGGCTTTGCTTGGCCTTGCGTGAAGGGGCGTGGCCTCCAACAGGGCCTCATCTAAGGGATGAGGCCTAGCATTTAGAGGCCAGCCAGAAAGGGACGGGGCCTGCTGAGACTCCAGCTTttaagacaggggtcctcaaacagggggccagttcactgtccctcagaccgttggagggctggactatagttttaaaaaaactatgaacaaattcctatgcacactgcacatatcttattttgaagtaaaaaattaaatccgcaaaaatacccgcatgtggcctgctgGCAGTAGTTGGAGGACGTCTGTTTTCAGATCTCAGTATGGGGGTGTGGCCTTTCGTGGTCAGGGTTTTAAAGGGGCGGGGTCTGGCcagctcggtggctcacacctgtaatcctagcactctgggagcaaGAGccagaaaccagcctgagcaagtgagaccccgtctctactagaaatagaaagaaatttgggaggctgaggcgggaggattgctcaaggtcaggagttcaaaatcaccctgagcaagagcgagaccccgtctctactaaagatagaaagaaattaattggccaactgatatatatagaaaaaattagccgggcatggtggtgcatgcctgtagtcccacctactcgggaggctggggcagaaggattgcttgaggccaggagtttgaagttgttgtgagctaggctgatgccacggcactcactctagcctggacaacaaagtgagactctgtctcaaaaataaataaataaataaataaataaaggggcgGGGTCTTTTCATTGAAAAACAGGAGCCAACAGGGTGGGAAAATGTAAGGGGCTGGCCTGGAACAGATGGTCTGACATCTGCAGGGTTGAGGCCAGTTGTGATGACACCGCCAGAGTTTAGCTGGAAAGATCTGATGGCATATGGGGCAGGTGAAATCTGGAGGAACGGCGTTTGTAGGGGAATGGTCCTAAGAGGCAGGGTCTGGACCTAAGGGCAGGGCTTATATGGAATCGGGCCTTGTAGAGCCAGAGACCCACTAGAATGCTGCTGCAGAGCCTTTACTCACCTCTCGACACACCACGCCCAGGTTTGCCGCCTGCGAAAATGATGTCACCTGCGGCCCGACTTGGCTCCCACTCCCAGAAAAAAGAAGCTGTGAACCCAGCTGCCATACCTATGGGCAGGTGAGTGTGGAGCAGAGGGCGAGACAGTCCGGACTGGCTCTCCCAAGGTCCCTGCTCTCACTTTCTCCCCTTCCGGAGTCCAACCTGCATACCAAAATATGCCCACGTGGCCTCCCGAAGGCCCATTGAGCCCAGATTTGCCCTTCTCTGCTCTGGGCCCGTCCACAGTTCACCCTGGAGGACCCAAAGGCCCAATTATCTTCTTCAAGGCCCTAGCCTCGATCTGGCCTTCCCCTGCACCGTCCCCCTCCCCCGTCTAGCCTCTGGGATCAAGTACAGGCGCCCTCCCCAAGGCCCTGTCCCCGTCCTCAGAGGAACTCTCAGACCCTCCCTTCCGGAGGCCACGCCCCTAGCCACGCCCCCGGCCAGAAGGCCCGCCCCCAGCGTGTGTGACTGCGCCGGCTCCGCCCCTAACTCCACCCCTTTCCCAGACCTTCGCCGACGGGGCGGACCTTTGTCGCTCGGTTCTGGGCCACACTCTGCCAGTGGCCGCTCCCGGCGCCCGTCACTGCCTCAACATTTCCACCTCGGCCCTGCCGCGCCCCAGACCGCGACGGCGGGCCCGCGAACCTACCTCCCCGCGCTCCCGCCGCTCTCCCACTTCCATCCTGGACGCAGcgggcagcggcagcggcagcgggAGCGGCAGCGGCCCCTAGCGGGCGTCCGCGGCAGACGCAGCCCttccccggccccgccccgcggggcacccagagccccgcccctccccctctgcaGTTGCTAgtttccagcccctccctgggctcctcaCACTCGCCCCTCTCCGGGTTGTCAGAGATACCATCCGACTCTCTCGCTGATTTTTCCCTCTCGCCCCTGAATAAAGTCGCCAGCTAAGAGCACGTGATGTCGCTGCTTCTTGGGGAAATGGGTAAGGAAAACTGCAAGAAAGTGACAGGTGTCTCACTTCTAATCCTCAGGTCTTAGGGTTAGCGACTGATTCATACTAGAGTGTACATGACGGATTGCCCATACCACCCTGGAGCATTCATCATAACTCAGAATACCCAGGTGTCAgaaatgggggaggggtgtgcCCTCCTActgagccaccaggcctgccaAGAAGCTGCCTGACTTATATACACTTCAAGACACACTCATGGCGTTCCCTTCTGAGTAAGCAGGTCCAAAGACGTCTGACAGAAGGtacccccttccttccttcctccctctcttcctcttctcccacaCCCCACTCCAAGACCTAACGCACCTAATGCAAAGAACTGGACTCAGATTCAGGACTTGTTATGCACACTGCTCTTAATCCTTCTTCTGTCCACAGGCCCCAGgagggtctcagtttccccacctgtaaaacaGAACCAATGTCCCTTTCAGTTCTGTTCAATAGAGCAAGGTGTCTCCTGTGTCTCATGCATGACATGGAGATAAACAGATCAGGCCCATTCCCTGTCCTCAGGGAAGATGGAACTGCGTAAGAAGTGCTGCACTGGGGGAGTCACAGTCTTCTCTTAGCTGCCAGAGAAAAGCCCAGTTCAAAGTGCCTTTAGCCAGAACAGTGACCAAGCTTCAGGAATGGCTGTATCTAGGTGCTTGTATGATGTTAGAAATccgtttctttttattgctatacTCTGGGATAGTATATCCCCACAGTAGCAAAGATAGACTAGTAAATCCATGATTCCAGCAGTTAAAATGTGCCCATTTACCCCCAAAGGCAGCAAAGGTTCCAGGTTGGCCTGGTGGGagtccctcacccccaccccaggaaagtTAGGTGTTGAAACCAGTGGAGGGGTATGAGTACCAGGCAGGAAATCAAAGATAAACAGAGATGTGgcctgggaatggtggctcatgcttgtaatcctggcactctgggaggctgtctcactttgtctccctgggtagagtgcagtggcatcatcacagctcattgcaacctcaaactcctgggctcaagtgatccccctgcctcagtcttccaagtagccaggactacaagcacatgccaccacacctggcttattttcctatttttattagagattgCGTCTCGcacttgcttaagctggtctagaactcctgagctcaagcaatcctcctgcctcggcctcccagaatgccaggattacaggcatgagccacggtgctcAGCTGGCACTAGTTGTTACCTTGAACTTCAGCTAGGGCTACTGGCCAGAATGACTAATGTGGCCTCTCCTTCCTCACAATATAGCAGCTGGCTTCCAAAGGAAGTATCCTAAGAGAGCAGGCCAGGTTTAAGTTCTCTCACCTCTGATGACTTAACCTTGGCAGTCAGTGTCACATCTCTGCTTTCTATGCACTACAGTGAGTCACCAAAGCCAGCTCACATTCAAGGGGAGAAACTGTAGACTCCTCTTCATGGGAGGGATGTCAGATAAAATGCTTAGAGAGCATGGCACATCATTAACACTCACTGATCATTAATACGCGTAGACACCATCCATTGTTTGTTGTGGACGATGTTACGTTCTGTATTACTGATGTCATAGACTGTGTTGTTGTGACAAGGAGAAGCAGTCAAGGAAGAAAAGTGAGGCAAGTTATTTGAAGGCTCTCCAGACAGATGATCAAGTTGTGGCCAAGTAGAGATTTTCATGTTTGGGGAACTCCAAGCTGCCCAGCAAGCCTGGGGCTGAGCTTGGGAAATGGGGTCTGATCATGGAAGACCTTGGACCCCCAGGTGAAGGCACCTGAACTTGGGGATAAGGAGTGTGAGAGCCACGGAGGGGTATAAGCGAGGAGAGGTCCATCCCCCTGACACTCTTGCCTGCCTCTTGGGAACAGGACTCGGAACGCGAGATTGGAGGTAAGGTGCTCCCGGGAGACAGGACCAGCAGGTGGGCAGAGAGGAATGAATCAGAGACATTTGGAAGAATCGCCCCTCTCCAGGGCTGTTCTGAGAGCAGAAGTGAACGTTTGAAACCCTCAATAagcaggttttatttattttattttatttttttgagacagagtctcactttgttgcccaggctagagtgagcgtcgtggcgtcagcctggctcacagcaacctcaaactcctggtctcaagcgatcctcctgcctcagcctcccgggtagttgggactacaggcatgcgccaccatgcctggctaattttttctatatatattttagttggccaattaatttctttttttttaatttatagtagagacagggtctcgctcttgctcaggctggtttcaaactcctgaccttgagcgacccgcctgcctcggcctcccagagtgctggttttatttattttagaaaggagtctccctctgtcgcccaggctggagtgcagtgatgcgatcatagctcactgtagcctcaaactcctgggctcaagtgatcctcctacctcagcctccgaagtagctgggactacactctcatgccaccatgcccggctaatgtttaaaaattttttgtacgAGACAGGgtaagggtctcactatgttgcccagctggtcttgaacttctagcctcaactgatcctcccatcTCTCTAATGTTGTGCCATATAAATATGTCACATATTTCAAAAAGCAAACCAAATCAAATCACTTAACCAATGCCCACTCTGTTTAGGTTCCAAAAGGCAGTAGCTGGGTCCAGGTGCAGAGCGTGCTCCcatcccacctctgcccccaaGTACAGCTTCTATTTTTGGTTCTCCTGAAACACCTTTAATCACCTGCAggggggcaggtggagggagtACAGGCTGGCTCCTAGAGGGTGGTGGCTGGCTCCAGGCCACGCTCCAGGAAATATCGGTGGGGAGCATGGTGGCGGGTTCTGGGACCTTCACTGAGGAAGTAGGAGGTGATCCTCCCAGTGCCCTCCTGATCCCCTGCTGTGGAGTCCTCCCTGTGGAAAAGAACCGACATTGACCAGGACACTGCCACTTCCGGTGGGTGAGGCCCTCCCAGGCAGGGCGgagccccggcctccctccctccccacggcACCCTCGGGACACCTACCACGTAACACTTTCTGCCTCCTTCTCCAGGATGGCCTGGGCTGTGCGCCAACTGAACCGGACAAACTGCGGGAAGCCGAAGACAGGTTCCACGTGTTTCCTCAACCACGCTTTTGTCTTGggatctggggtggggtgggcaatGGTGACAGCCCCTGAACCACACCATAACCCCCAAGCTCCTCACCACACTTCTCCTGAGTACTCGAGATACTTCCTGCTGTCTGAGGCAccttcctgccccaggacctttgcacaagCAGGTCCCTCCCACTCTTCACCTGGCCAACAGTTGCTCAAAGTGCAGCTGAAGGAGACTGCCTCTGAGCTGAGGCCACCAGATGCCAGTGAGTGCCTTTCattcctgcccccttccccttAACAAATGGACAGATGCCCGCCTTGGCTTTCAGTCCCTTGCTGTGACCAGAACAAGTCTGAAAACCTCAGAAGTGAGCTCAGCCCTGGCCACGTCAATGTTATCACCACGGTCTGTCTCAGGGCAGCTCCCCAGGCAGGCGGGACTGCCCGCCGCTCACCATTGGGGTAGCCTGAGCCATAATCCGCATCGAAGTCCTGCAGTGTTTCCAGAAACTGCCAGTTCCTCACGGCCTGGTCTCGGGCCACCTGGGGGCAGGATGGGCACTTGGAGTCTCCCTCCTCCACGGCAGCCACGTCTGTCCCCTGCCCAGGGGGATGCAGGGAGCTGGCGGTGGCCAGAGGGAAGAAAAGGGCTGACCTTGGCACAGATGCTGGCGGCACTGACCACGGGGTAGAGGGCGTCTGCTTTGGCCTTGACTGTCACCGTGATTCCAGGAAAGCGCTGCTGCAGCCGGTCCTGGTATGTTTCTGGCATCCCCACGGTGTCCACAAACACCTGCCACAGGGACAAACatatccattcaacaaacatctagAGAAACAACTGTGCcacgctctgggaggccgaggcgggcagattgctcgaggtcaggagttcaaaaccagcctgagcaagagcgagaccccgtctctactataaatagaaagaaattaattggccaactaatacatataggaaaattagccgggcgtggtggcgcatgcctgtagtcccagctactcgggaggctgaggcaggaggatcgcttgagcccaggagtttgaggttgctgtgagctaggctgacgccatggcactctaacctgggcaacaaagtgagaatctgtctcaaaaaaaaagagagagagagagagagagagaaacaactgTGCCAATGATCTGGGCTCACAGGTTTGGCACTTGttacctggaatgctcttcccacaGCTCGGGCCCAGGCTGGATCCTTCTATCAAAGGTCTCAGCTCATATGTCACCTCCCACAGAGGCTTTCCCTGGTCATCCTGCATCCATTCTACACTTATTCAGCACGTCCTGCATGCCAGATGCCACTCTAGGTGCCAAGGACAAGACAGCAAACACACCAGACAAAAATGCCTGCCATCATGCGTGGAGTGGAAACCTTGGTGAGGTCCCAGCCAAGAAAAAGGATCAGAAAGAATAGGGTGGAACTGGGAGgcgttctaattttatttcattttatttatttatatcaagagacagggtctcccctctgtcacccaggctggagtgcagtggcatgatcatagctcactgcagccttgaactcctgggttgaagcaatcctcccgcttcagtctcctggtagctgggactacagatgtgagccacagtgcctggctcctaATTTTAAACAGTGCTGACGAAGGTTCAGGTAAGGTCTCTGTGAGGTGGTGACATTTGAATAAAGGCTTGAAAGAGGTGAGGAAATGAACCGTATGGAGGAGAGCTGGGATAGGGTGCTCCATGCAGGGGGGACAGCCAGTACAAAGCCCCTGAGTGGGGACTACAGTGACGATGCTGGACAGAAGTACAAAGGCCCAAGGCTGGAGCAGAGAAATGAGGTCAAGGAACTGCTGGGGCCAAGTGGTGTCTCTACAACAGTTACTGTTTTCAGAAATCACcttttttggctgggcacggtggctcacgcctgtaatcctagcactctgggaggcccaggtgggcggattgattgaggtcaggagttcgaaaccagcctgagcaagagccagaccccatctctactataaatagaaagaaattaattggccaactaatatatttagaaaaaatgagccgggtatggtggcgcatgcttgtagtcccagctacttgggaggctgaggcagaaggattgcttgagcccaggagtttgaggttgctgtgagctaggctgatgccacgccactcactctagcctaggcaacaaagtgagaccctgtctcaaaaaaaaaaaaaaaaaaagaaatcaccttTTTGTTTACCAGCAAGGTGGGGGCCCTTGTCTGTCTGCTCCAGTTACCATGTCACCAACTCTACATCCAAGCCTGGGCCTCGGCCACCTCCTCAAAAAGGCCGCCTCTGCTGCAATCCTATCTCAAGTTTATGTCTCCTCCTCTCTCAATACGTCCTGTTCTTTGCCTCTGAGCACAGGATGCAACATGGATTTATGTTTTCCTCTGGTAATTTAATCTCGTTCTCACCCATCTAACTGCGAATCTTCCCAATTTAATTTCCACTGTGAAAATCTGCCGTGATTGGAAAATTAAATGTCaagatttacatttcaaaaagacGACTGTCTGCTGCTGAGTGTGGAACAGATTGAGGGGAGGGGACTGGAGGTGGGGGACAAGCCAGGAAGCTGAGAAGGCatccagggaggggcaggagggggcccTGGGCTAGGACAGAGGTTGTGGTCAAGTGGACAGATGAGAGATTTGTTCACGACACTGAGCTTTAGGATAAGGAGATTAGATGGagatggggctgggggctgcaccATAGTCCTGGGTGGGCCTCATATTCAGGACAAGAACAGGAGTTGGAAGTCAACAGCAGCAATGAATATGTGTCCAGAGGAATCTCAGTCTGAATCTGCTCATTACATATTTTGGCCATTTTATCCTGAGGTGATCAAATGGGGGCAACCCAACAGTAAGCTCACCTGGGAGATTTTCACGCCCTGGTCCAACGCATACTGTATCAGCCCTGTGGCTGTATCATGGGACAGGGAGTTTAGGTTGTATTTGACCCTGTGGTGGGGAACAAAGCCCAGTTAACCCCATTGGAAGCACAGAGCCTGACAAGCCCATgctggctgcccctccccccagccccttcAGGGACCCCTCACCGCCCAAGCATGCTGGTAGAGATGAGGTTCGGAGACAGCACGTCCAGTGCCCAGCCCACAAAGTCCCCGTCCTCCTCCATTTTCGCAAAGAGCCTGTCCCGCTCGCTCTCCGACAGGGTCTTTGAGTCTGGGAGGAGGgttgggagagaaggaaggggtgcAAGCTAGTTCTCCCgactcctgccctgccccctccagcTCTCACCGGCCCATGCACATGCCCAGGAACCCCTTGCCCAGACGTACACCCCGGGCTCACCTGCCACCTTCAGGGCCTCCAGATCTGCCAGGCGGGACAGGGGGCAGTAACAGATGGCGTAGACCATGGGTCCTGGAGAGGAGGGGTGTCAAATTTCCGGGGGTGGGGGTTTAACCAGGTAAGCTCATAACAGCTGCCATCCCTGAAGCCATGGCCATCACCACTAACTCCCCGCCCCCCGGGTCCGGTGCAATCCTGCCTCTCCCGCCAGTGCAGCCTGCATCCCCCTTAccacgccccgccccctccccggccgGGGGACGCACCCAGCACCGGGCCCCGGCCCGCTTCGTCGACGCCCAGGACGCAAGGCTCCTTGCGGCACACCGCGGGCACAGGCGAGCTCAGGCGACACCGGCCTGTATTGTCTCTCTCCAGCTCGCTGAGATCCATGCCTCCTCCGCCGCCGCCACCAGCTGCAGGAACAAGGGCCGCAAGAGCAGGACGCCGGACGCGTTTTCCGCGGGCCCCGCGGCGGCGCCCGCTCCCAACCAATCAGCGGGCGGGACACGCCCCCGACGCTCCCGGCGCCCTCGTCGTTTGCGCAGCCGACGCCGACGCTGCTGCCGCGCGGCCTCCTGGGACCTGTAGTCCGTAGGGGCTGCCGCCGAAGGCCGCCTCTGCGCAACCGGGTGGGCGGGGTCGTCCTGCAAGCTCCACCCCGGGGCCTCTGGGGCCCCGCCCGCCGAGGCTGGTGGGAAGAGAGGATAttaaaggggaaactgagggttAGCCCTCCAAGATCCAGCAGCTCTAGGGGGAGCCTAGAAGGTCAAATATCACTACACTCCCAGAACACTGGTCCCCGCATCACTGGGTCCCCGTTGGCCACCTGGATTTCAGGCCCTTTACTCGCGGTCCCTGTCCCTCCACACATTCCAAGCCCCCTGGACTAGGTATCCCCGCTTCCACTGGGCTCAGGGCCCCAACTCCCTCCCCTGGCCGCTCCCtgggagcccccagccccaccaggaTCACCGCTTCCTACCCTCTCTCTCATTTGGGCcaagcctcccccacccccagtggtcTTCACTCACCACGCAGCTCATTCCTGTCATCTCAAGTTTCatgtccccatccccacccctacGCCCTTCTCCCACTGTCCCCTATCTTCCCGGTGCTCACGCCTCCTAGGCGCTTCCACTACTCTGTCGCACCTCTCCTATTCCCTGGATTCAGAGGGGCCCAAGTTCCAGCCTTTGGGTTCCAGCCACTCACCAGACTCATGCCCCCTCCCTCAGGGTCCCGGTtcttctcatttcctcctccctccttctcgctttgttgccaggactagagtgccgaggcgtcagcctagctcacagcaacctcaaactcctgggcttaagcaatctttctgcctcagcctccccagtagctgggactacaggcatgcaccagcaccatgcccagctagtatttttctatattttagttgtccagctaatttctttctatttttagtagagatggggtctcgctcttgttcaggctggtcttgaactcctgacctcgagcgatcctccggcctcggtctcccagagtgctgggattacaggcgtgagccaccaaacccagccaCCTGCCCCCTCCTTTATCCCCAGATATCAGAGGGGCTCACCTCTCCTGACTCAGTCTCCCCCACCAACACCAGTCTCAACTCCTAGACTTAGAGCCCCAGTTCTCCCTTTCCCATACCTACCCcatacccatccccaccccttGGCCCCAGAGGTGCCAGCCTGCCCGGCCCTGCCTACTCTGCACCCCCTCACCTGGCCTCAGAGCCTCCAGCCGCAGTCGACTGGCTTGCAGGATGGACAGTCTCGTTGCCGACAGGGCCGTACCTGGACCAGGTTCTCGTGCTCCATGAACACCGGGTCCGGCGCTGTGCCCAGCACCTCCCGGCTGCGCTCCTGCTTGCCCAGGTAACAGAGACAGCGCCACTTTCCCCACGGGCCAAGGATGGATTCCTCCACGTCTAGGAATAGAGAGCCTAGAGGAAGATCCACATGGAGGGGACCCTACCTCCCCTTCCtctaagggagagaaaaagacaaagttaCTAACAAATAACCGCAGCTCATATTGGCTCAACTTTGCCTCTGTACCAAGCACACTGCCAtaaattatcccatttaatcttttCCTTACTCTCAGGTGGGGAAACCGATCTAGAGAAAGCAAGGCACCCTTCCACCGCCACACGTCTGGTGCGTGGCCCAGAGGGACTGCAAACTGACACTTCTAATCTATGCCAGCCTGCCCAGTCGGGAGTGGGGTACAGCACCCTTGGTGCCCACCATCCGAAGTAGTCTCCTGCCTTCGGGGGCGTGGCCATGGGCCTATCCGGCAGACACGGAGCCATCTGACCAGCAGGGCCAAATGACAAGATTAACATAATGAAGGTACTGAAATCCTCTAGCGCAGTGCTAGCATGTAGAACAAAAGCAATTATTAGGATCACTTTTGAAGCAGCTACAACTTATTGAGCGCTTATTGGAGGCCCTACCCAGA
This portion of the Microcebus murinus isolate Inina chromosome 27, M.murinus_Inina_mat1.0, whole genome shotgun sequence genome encodes:
- the RTBDN gene encoding retbindin isoform X1, with translation MACRGHIQPNGLAWALQLTVAWTLLEACVGSHPLQAKSWGHHGLAADLGTGQLHLAGDPQASVPKPYLRIQDPGLQEAPLPGTCCPSEMNTPEATGPGIFPERCGASSPGCESFLGHLQLALRSRFRLLLLGVRQAQPLCAELCEAWFAACENDVTCGPTWLPLPEKRSCEPSCHTYGQTFADGADLCRSVLGHTLPVAAPGARHCLNISTSALPRPRPRRRAREPTSPRSRRSPTSILDAAGSGSGSGSGSGP
- the RTBDN gene encoding retbindin isoform X2; its protein translation is MACRGHIQPNGLAWALQLTVAWTLLEACVGSHPLQAKSWGHHGLAADLGTGQLHLAGTCCPSEMNTPEATGPGIFPERCGASSPGCESFLGHLQLALRSRFRLLLLGVRQAQPLCAELCEAWFAACENDVTCGPTWLPLPEKRSCEPSCHTYGQTFADGADLCRSVLGHTLPVAAPGARHCLNISTSALPRPRPRRRAREPTSPRSRRSPTSILDAAGSGSGSGSGSGP